The Niastella koreensis GR20-10 genome includes a window with the following:
- a CDS encoding Crp/Fnr family transcriptional regulator, whose amino-acid sequence MFDLLFDHLARFVRINETEREILLSKLKYKKVSKKEFLLKQGQICSGNYFVLSGCIRLYSITDNGTEQILQFAIPGWWISDYQSFQNNIPSTYNIQVVEDSEIAIITRSDSDELFQQIPVLNNYFRLLMQRAYTAALRKMELLLVTSAEERYFQFVKNYPEFVQQVPQYMLASFLGFTPEFLSMLRAKVKSGGN is encoded by the coding sequence ATGTTTGATCTGCTTTTTGATCACCTAGCTCGCTTTGTTCGCATCAACGAAACGGAACGGGAAATTTTACTGTCGAAACTGAAGTATAAAAAGGTATCAAAAAAGGAGTTTCTTTTAAAGCAGGGACAGATCTGTTCGGGTAATTATTTTGTATTATCAGGTTGTATACGTTTGTATTCAATAACTGACAATGGGACAGAACAGATCCTGCAGTTTGCCATTCCTGGCTGGTGGATCAGCGATTATCAGAGTTTTCAAAACAACATTCCATCAACATATAATATCCAGGTAGTAGAAGATTCAGAAATTGCCATCATTACCCGGTCAGATTCCGATGAACTGTTTCAACAAATTCCTGTGTTGAATAATTATTTCAGGTTGTTGATGCAGCGGGCCTATACAGCCGCGCTAAGAAAAATGGAGTTGCTGTTGGTTACTTCTGCCGAAGAACGCTATTTTCAATTCGTGAAAAACTACCCGGAATTTGTTCAACAGGTTCCGCAATACATGCTTGCCTCGTTTTTAGGGTTTACCCCGGAGTTTTTGAGTATGCTCCGCGCGAAAGTTAAATCGGGGGGAAATTAA
- a CDS encoding carboxymuconolactone decarboxylase family protein, whose translation MSKRIDLQQLQPKAYEAMYALEKYLSQSKIEPLLKELIKIRVSQINGCSYCINMHTKDARKLGETEQRIYGLSAWRETPFYNDTERAVLALAEEITHISVHGVSDETYNEALKQLGEEKLAQVIMAIITINAWNRIGVSTHMRPTLDHM comes from the coding sequence ATGAGCAAAAGGATTGATCTTCAGCAATTACAACCCAAAGCATACGAAGCTATGTATGCGCTTGAAAAGTATTTGAGTCAAAGCAAAATAGAGCCTTTGTTAAAGGAATTAATAAAGATCAGGGTATCCCAGATAAACGGTTGCTCCTATTGTATTAACATGCATACAAAAGATGCAAGAAAACTCGGTGAAACCGAACAACGTATTTATGGACTGAGCGCCTGGCGCGAAACTCCTTTCTACAACGATACTGAGCGGGCGGTGCTGGCGCTGGCGGAGGAGATCACCCACATTTCCGTACATGGCGTAAGTGACGAAACCTACAACGAGGCGCTGAAACAATTAGGGGAAGAAAAACTGGCCCAGGTAATAATGGCCATCATCACCATTAATGCATGGAACCGGATTGGCGTAAGCACCCACATGAGGCCCACGCTGGACCATATGTAG
- a CDS encoding DoxX family membrane protein: MKLNVTALAQLFARIALGLGFLLPVCDRLGFMGVPGSGKAAWGDWSHFVAYTHTLMPFTSLLTANIAGLLATIAEVVLGVCLIVGFKTKWMGLGAAIITLTFAVFMIASLGIAAPFNYPVFVFTGAGLLLFTQHSFRWSIDALLIKK, translated from the coding sequence ATGAAATTAAACGTGACAGCTTTAGCACAGCTTTTTGCCCGGATAGCTCTGGGGCTTGGCTTTTTATTACCTGTATGTGACCGGTTAGGATTCATGGGCGTCCCTGGTTCTGGTAAAGCAGCCTGGGGCGATTGGTCGCATTTTGTAGCCTACACCCACACGTTAATGCCCTTTACCAGTTTGCTTACGGCCAATATAGCCGGTTTGTTAGCCACCATTGCCGAAGTGGTGCTGGGCGTTTGCCTTATCGTTGGCTTTAAAACGAAATGGATGGGATTGGGAGCGGCTATTATCACGCTTACCTTTGCGGTGTTCATGATCGCTTCCCTCGGCATAGCTGCGCCTTTTAACTATCCGGTGTTTGTATTTACTGGGGCCGGACTGCTCTTATTCACACAGCATTCGTTTCGCTGGAGTATTGATGCGTTGTTAATAAAAAAATAG
- a CDS encoding sigma-70 family RNA polymerase sigma factor — MEPKNQDINAYRPMLFSIAYNMLGTSSDAEDMVQETFMSWLNTDRSHVDNIKFYLIRTISNKCITHLKKLKKQREAYLGTWLPEPLLSTSEVENMEVRDQLSIGFLYLLEKLTPIERGVIILKEAFELDYPEIATIFDITYENCRQHFSRAKKKLLLEKSRFTVDRDNHEKILRAFLHACINKNPEALIELLREDVVVYVDGGGSANTLLNPVFGRENVIQLLVNGMEKFAAFARTEILSVNGLSGAAFYQTGNETIPNVLIAIDTTEGEKIENVYFMAYPQKISVTKNMS, encoded by the coding sequence ATGGAGCCAAAAAATCAGGATATTAATGCGTACAGGCCAATGCTGTTTTCAATAGCCTATAATATGCTGGGCACCTCGTCCGATGCGGAAGATATGGTGCAGGAAACCTTTATGAGCTGGTTGAATACCGACAGGTCGCATGTAGATAATATAAAATTCTACCTTATAAGAACCATCAGCAATAAGTGCATTACTCATTTAAAAAAGCTCAAAAAACAACGGGAAGCCTACCTGGGCACCTGGCTGCCGGAACCACTGCTCTCCACCTCAGAAGTTGAAAATATGGAGGTGAGGGACCAACTCTCCATCGGGTTTCTGTACCTGCTTGAAAAGCTTACGCCCATTGAACGGGGCGTGATAATATTGAAAGAAGCTTTTGAGCTGGATTACCCTGAAATTGCAACCATTTTTGATATTACTTACGAGAATTGCCGCCAGCATTTTAGCCGGGCAAAAAAGAAATTGCTCCTCGAAAAATCGAGGTTTACGGTTGACAGGGATAACCACGAAAAAATACTACGGGCGTTTTTACATGCCTGTATTAATAAGAACCCCGAAGCGCTTATTGAATTGTTACGGGAAGATGTAGTGGTGTATGTGGATGGAGGCGGAAGCGCCAACACGCTGCTGAACCCGGTGTTTGGAAGAGAAAATGTGATACAGTTGTTGGTGAATGGAATGGAAAAATTCGCAGCATTTGCCAGAACCGAAATTCTATCGGTAAATGGATTAAGCGGGGCGGCCTTTTATCAAACCGGCAATGAAACCATTCCCAATGTTTTGATTGCTATTGATACAACGGAAGGGGAAAAAATAGAAAACGTTTACTTTATGGCCTATCCGCAAAAGATCAGTGTCACAAAAAATATGAGCTGA
- a CDS encoding DoxX family protein, translating to MKRDKIIYWIVTGLLSLSLVLAGYMYLTSPVMEAGIKHFGFPGFFRIELGVAKIIASLVLILPVVPPRIKEWAYIGVGIVFASAFVAHTSVDGIHTTLSVVISFGFWITSFIFFNRINKRTISI from the coding sequence ATGAAACGAGACAAGATCATTTACTGGATCGTAACAGGGTTGTTGAGTTTGAGTTTAGTGCTGGCCGGTTATATGTATTTGACAAGCCCGGTAATGGAAGCAGGTATTAAACATTTTGGTTTTCCCGGTTTCTTCCGGATCGAATTAGGCGTGGCAAAGATCATTGCATCGCTGGTCCTGATCCTGCCGGTAGTTCCACCAAGAATTAAAGAATGGGCTTATATTGGCGTAGGCATCGTATTTGCTTCTGCATTTGTAGCACACACCTCGGTTGATGGTATACATACTACACTCAGCGTAGTAATCTCATTTGGTTTTTGGATTACCTCGTTTATTTTCTTTAACAGAATTAACAAGAGAACTATCTCCATTTAA
- a CDS encoding cupin domain-containing protein, producing the protein MKILLACLIQLLAISAFAQQLQPVPSGVIHWNELPVTKGDHRESRKLTQGTTPEFDYFEVHATTQEKGAPPRPPHAQKDREELIIIKEGTMKCTVGNQTKRISAGSVILIPPQEMQAFENVGNGPLTYYAFAFRSKKPIDLERSKKAGGILILNIDSLPFKKTDKGGSRKYFERPTAMTDFFEMHVTQLDHAGPSHAPHQHVETELILITEGNTSMVIDGKTYTGGPGDLYIMESGKMHGITNVEDKPCSYFAFKWR; encoded by the coding sequence ATGAAAATCTTACTTGCCTGCCTGATTCAACTATTGGCCATAAGCGCCTTTGCACAACAATTGCAACCTGTTCCCTCAGGCGTTATTCATTGGAATGAGCTGCCTGTAACAAAAGGCGATCACCGCGAAAGCCGGAAACTTACCCAGGGCACTACTCCCGAATTTGATTATTTTGAAGTGCATGCCACCACCCAGGAAAAAGGCGCTCCTCCCCGACCACCGCATGCGCAAAAAGACCGGGAAGAGCTGATTATTATAAAGGAAGGCACCATGAAGTGCACGGTAGGCAATCAAACAAAAAGAATAAGCGCAGGCAGCGTGATCCTGATACCACCACAGGAGATGCAGGCCTTCGAGAATGTTGGCAATGGCCCACTCACCTACTATGCTTTTGCCTTTCGGTCAAAAAAACCTATAGACCTGGAACGTAGTAAAAAAGCAGGCGGCATATTGATCCTTAACATAGACTCATTACCTTTTAAAAAGACAGATAAAGGCGGCTCACGCAAATACTTTGAACGCCCCACGGCTATGACCGATTTCTTCGAAATGCACGTAACGCAACTGGACCATGCCGGCCCCAGCCATGCCCCGCACCAACACGTGGAAACGGAACTCATATTAATAACCGAAGGCAATACCTCCATGGTCATCGATGGTAAAACCTATACCGGTGGCCCCGGCGATCTGTACATCATGGAAAGCGGGAAAATGCATGGCATTACCAATGTAGAAGATAAGCCATGCAGTTATTTTGCTTTTAAATGGAGATAG
- a CDS encoding DUF6934 family protein, with protein sequence MHRDIYCTKSTNEHRTYEFVSDGPKGSIKKVINFDEMGDNFFNLSFGDWDETVPELDDKVRSNNHDRDKVLATVAGAVMSFIKYYPNAIVFAKGSTPARTRLYQMGILANWQEISILLTVKGYIDGHWQPIEKCKNYEAFMVKIK encoded by the coding sequence ATGCATCGAGATATATACTGTACGAAATCAACCAATGAACACCGTACTTATGAGTTTGTAAGTGATGGACCCAAAGGCTCCATTAAAAAAGTAATTAACTTTGATGAAATGGGTGATAACTTTTTTAATTTATCGTTTGGAGACTGGGATGAGACTGTACCGGAATTGGATGATAAAGTAAGGAGTAATAACCATGACCGCGATAAAGTGTTAGCAACGGTAGCCGGAGCCGTTATGAGCTTCATCAAATATTATCCCAATGCAATTGTATTTGCAAAGGGAAGCACACCCGCCAGAACCAGGCTCTACCAAATGGGAATTCTCGCTAATTGGCAAGAGATCAGCATCTTATTAACTGTTAAAGGATATATAGATGGACATTGGCAACCTATTGAGAAATGTAAGAATTACGAAGCTTTTATGGTAAAAATAAAATAA
- a CDS encoding 2OG-Fe(II) oxygenase codes for MATRLSVQHVLPDSNFTCFVIPSLFSQTACEALLNTEIKNSFQKANSNYPTYYRNNDRFVIDDEALAARLFQKVKPYLPTTIEVNNAIPAENGTWQLKELNTRLRFCKYSANQYFHRHLDGVHYRSETVQSKLTFMIYLNSATEFKGGRTLFFKTKETNEIWASYIPKQGDLIVFDHNVWHEGEVLSEGEKFVLRSDILYSRTNGSSQKEPFAGHLGYIWSLLKFDDDTILSGGRDTSIKAWSIAGEEKMSLKEHRNSILSLAKINANTFISGSRDQHIIVWKDFKAIQKIRIHNALVLSLCRITDNTFASGSGDNTIHLADLNGTILQTFTGHTNWVWQVLQLNEQTIASASEDQSIKIWNKATGQQLASFTENAPVISLAFHAPTNQLISGNLHGDITIRTLNNNSSTTFKAHNGIIRTIKVINNTLATGGEDNKVKLWDFNGQLLTGLEHQNFVQSIEQLADNAIISASYDGTIRVWEI; via the coding sequence ATGGCCACCCGTCTGTCCGTACAGCACGTACTCCCCGATTCCAACTTCACCTGTTTTGTGATCCCTTCGCTTTTCTCCCAAACAGCATGTGAAGCCTTATTAAACACTGAGATCAAAAACTCATTTCAAAAAGCCAACTCCAATTACCCCACCTATTACCGGAATAACGACCGGTTTGTAATAGACGATGAAGCATTAGCCGCCAGGCTGTTTCAAAAAGTAAAACCATATTTGCCTACAACCATCGAAGTAAACAATGCCATTCCTGCCGAAAACGGCACCTGGCAATTAAAAGAATTAAATACCCGGCTCAGGTTTTGTAAGTATTCCGCCAATCAGTATTTCCATCGCCATCTCGATGGGGTGCATTATCGCAGTGAAACGGTACAATCAAAACTTACGTTCATGATCTACCTGAACAGCGCCACAGAATTTAAAGGAGGCAGAACGCTGTTCTTTAAAACAAAAGAAACAAATGAGATCTGGGCATCGTATATTCCCAAACAGGGCGACCTGATCGTGTTTGATCACAATGTGTGGCACGAAGGCGAAGTATTGTCGGAGGGCGAAAAGTTTGTGCTGAGAAGTGACATCCTGTATTCCAGAACAAACGGCAGTTCACAAAAAGAACCTTTCGCAGGACACCTGGGGTACATCTGGTCGTTGTTAAAATTCGATGACGATACTATTTTAAGCGGCGGCAGGGACACCAGCATCAAAGCCTGGAGCATTGCCGGCGAAGAAAAAATGTCGTTAAAAGAACACCGGAACTCTATTCTTAGTCTGGCGAAAATAAATGCCAATACTTTTATTTCAGGTTCCCGCGACCAGCACATTATTGTCTGGAAAGATTTCAAAGCAATACAAAAGATCAGGATCCACAATGCCCTTGTACTATCTTTATGCCGCATAACCGATAACACGTTTGCCTCGGGCAGTGGCGATAACACCATTCACCTTGCAGACCTCAATGGTACTATTTTACAAACATTCACCGGGCATACCAACTGGGTTTGGCAGGTACTGCAACTCAATGAACAAACTATTGCATCTGCATCGGAAGATCAATCCATTAAAATATGGAACAAAGCAACCGGACAACAACTTGCTTCCTTTACTGAGAACGCGCCTGTCATCAGCCTGGCTTTTCATGCTCCCACTAACCAATTGATCAGCGGTAACCTGCATGGCGACATTACCATCCGAACGCTGAACAACAATTCCAGCACCACCTTCAAAGCGCATAACGGCATTATCAGAACGATAAAGGTCATCAACAACACCCTCGCAACAGGCGGTGAAGACAACAAGGTAAAGCTTTGGGATTTCAACGGTCAATTACTGACCGGGCTCGAACACCAGAACTTTGTACAGTCCATTGAACAGCTCGCCGATAATGCAATCATCAGCGCTTCGTATGATGGAACGATAAGGGTGTGGGAGATTTAA
- the hemN gene encoding oxygen-independent coproporphyrinogen III oxidase: MHIDQALLQKYNQPTPRYTSYPTVPFWNEGINSELWKEAVRQQFTICNNEEGISLYLHLPFCESLCTYCGCNKKITTNHKVEEVYLEAILKEWRLYRALMDTPPVIREIHLGGGTPTFFSPANLHRLIATLLKDSIIHDDYAFSIEGHPNNTTREHLDELFQLGFRRISYGVQDLNPEVQRIINRIQPFENVQEATETARAAGFTAVNFDLIYGLPRQNGDRLAHTISLSLSLQPDRIAFYSYAHTPRVIDAQRLIDENDLPDAAEKLSLYLLGKELISAQGYANIGMDHFALPGDELYTAWQQQTLHRNFMGYTTQKSGMLLGLGVSAISDTNTAFAQNEKTLGGYYKSIHSGSLAVHKGYFLSKEDALFRRHILDMACQGRTIFNPSCTTELEQWCLPMLRDLQNDGLVTLYKDRVEVTTTGRHFIRNICKAFDLHLLRRDAASPQQTFSKAI; this comes from the coding sequence GTGCACATAGATCAGGCTTTATTGCAAAAATATAATCAACCAACGCCGCGGTATACGAGTTACCCCACCGTACCTTTTTGGAATGAAGGGATAAACAGTGAGCTGTGGAAAGAAGCGGTGCGCCAGCAGTTTACCATTTGTAATAACGAAGAAGGCATTAGTTTGTACCTGCACCTTCCTTTCTGCGAATCGCTTTGTACTTACTGTGGTTGTAATAAAAAGATCACCACCAATCATAAAGTAGAAGAAGTTTATCTGGAAGCCATTTTAAAAGAATGGCGTCTGTACCGGGCATTAATGGATACGCCGCCAGTGATCAGGGAAATTCACCTGGGCGGTGGTACGCCTACTTTTTTCTCGCCGGCCAATCTGCACCGGCTGATTGCAACACTCTTAAAAGATTCCATTATACATGACGATTATGCCTTCAGTATTGAAGGACATCCTAACAACACTACCCGTGAACACCTGGATGAATTATTCCAGTTGGGTTTTCGCCGTATCAGTTATGGCGTGCAGGACCTCAACCCCGAGGTTCAACGCATTATTAACCGCATCCAGCCTTTTGAAAATGTTCAAGAGGCTACAGAAACGGCCCGCGCCGCCGGTTTTACCGCTGTTAATTTCGATCTCATTTACGGACTTCCGCGGCAAAACGGTGACAGGCTGGCACATACCATTTCCCTGTCGTTAAGCCTGCAACCCGATCGCATTGCTTTTTACAGTTATGCGCACACGCCCCGCGTAATAGATGCGCAGCGGCTGATCGATGAAAATGATTTGCCCGATGCCGCGGAAAAATTATCGTTGTACCTGTTGGGAAAAGAACTGATCTCCGCGCAAGGTTATGCCAATATCGGCATGGACCATTTCGCTTTACCCGGCGATGAATTGTATACTGCATGGCAACAACAAACCCTGCACCGGAACTTTATGGGCTATACCACGCAAAAAAGCGGTATGCTCCTGGGACTCGGTGTATCGGCTATCAGTGATACGAACACGGCCTTTGCCCAGAATGAAAAGACTTTGGGGGGGTATTACAAGTCTATTCATTCGGGCAGCCTGGCCGTTCACAAAGGTTATTTCCTGAGTAAGGAAGATGCTCTGTTCCGCCGCCATATCCTGGATATGGCCTGCCAGGGCCGCACTATCTTTAATCCGTCTTGCACAACTGAATTGGAGCAATGGTGCCTGCCCATGCTGCGCGATCTGCAAAACGATGGACTGGTTACCCTGTATAAAGACCGTGTGGAAGTAACAACAACAGGACGGCATTTTATCAGGAACATTTGCAAAGCTTTTGACCTGCACCTTCTTCGCCGTGATGCTGCCAGCCCGCAGCAGACCTTCAGCAAGGCCATTTAA
- a CDS encoding response regulator, which translates to MKSILVIDDHNQIRENIVEILSLAGYNAFGAEHGKQGVEKAIKEKPDLIICDIMMPELDGYGVLHLLKKNPDTEHIPFIFLTAKAERKDFRKGMEMGADDYISKPFDDIELLNAIEVRLKKIEIMKTQFPAGEKGANELIKELKGSGMLPLDPDQYDSERLSKKMTLYSEGKRPKYLYYVKSGKIKTFKVHDEGKEYITNLYSTGDYIGHVTLLEDTNYDDTAEVLEDAEVIAIPKDHFLQAVYNDMNIASKFIKLISKEVKEKEERLMRLAYGSLRKRVAKALVDIHQKFHVADQVAQNIDISREDIAQYVGTATESLIRTLSDFKAEKLIEIKGGKIKIEQPEKLRNLLY; encoded by the coding sequence ATGAAATCGATTTTAGTCATAGACGACCATAACCAGATCAGGGAAAATATAGTGGAAATTTTAAGTTTGGCCGGGTATAACGCCTTCGGCGCAGAACACGGCAAACAGGGCGTGGAAAAAGCCATTAAAGAAAAACCCGACCTCATCATTTGCGACATCATGATGCCCGAACTGGATGGCTACGGGGTGTTGCACCTGCTGAAAAAGAACCCCGATACCGAGCACATTCCTTTTATTTTCCTAACGGCAAAAGCCGAACGCAAGGATTTTAGAAAAGGTATGGAAATGGGCGCCGATGATTACATCAGTAAACCATTCGATGACATCGAACTGCTGAATGCAATTGAAGTAAGGCTGAAGAAGATAGAAATTATGAAAACGCAGTTCCCTGCCGGGGAAAAAGGCGCTAATGAGTTGATAAAAGAACTGAAGGGTTCCGGCATGCTGCCACTGGATCCCGATCAATACGACAGTGAACGCCTGAGCAAAAAAATGACCCTTTACAGCGAAGGCAAACGCCCCAAATACCTGTACTACGTTAAAAGCGGAAAAATAAAAACTTTCAAGGTGCATGACGAAGGGAAAGAATATATCACCAACCTGTACAGCACCGGCGATTATATAGGTCATGTAACCTTACTGGAAGATACCAACTACGACGACACCGCCGAAGTACTGGAAGATGCAGAAGTGATCGCCATTCCCAAAGATCACTTTTTGCAGGCCGTGTACAACGACATGAACATCGCTTCCAAATTCATTAAACTGATCTCGAAAGAAGTAAAGGAAAAAGAAGAGAGACTGATGCGGCTGGCGTATGGATCGTTGCGTAAACGTGTAGCCAAAGCGCTGGTAGACATTCATCAGAAATTCCATGTGGCCGACCAGGTCGCGCAAAACATTGACATTTCCCGGGAGGATATTGCGCAATATGTAGGCACCGCTACAGAATCGTTGATCCGCACGCTGAGTGACTTTAAAGCGGAGAAATTAATTGAGATCAAAGGAGGCAAAATTAAAATTGAGCAACCGGAAAAGCTGCGGAACTTATTATATTAA